The Populus alba chromosome 6, ASM523922v2, whole genome shotgun sequence genome contains a region encoding:
- the LOC118027974 gene encoding uncharacterized protein has translation MARPWVLVILLLFVVLTSQIEWKQQFGNEIEASPNISQKDHQQQHSSKLQDVVKEKIILSQEKNIQKLNELVQSLQEQLQRCRSENYVLNSTATPLTEHLNDPKQQPILED, from the exons ATGGCAAGACCATGGGTACTGGTGATCTTGCTGTTGTTCGTTGTGCTCACCTCTCAGATAGAGTGGAAACAACAATTTGGTAATGAAATTGAAGCGAGTCCAAACATTTCCCAGAAAGACCACCAACAACAACATAGTTCAAAACTACAAGACGTTGTCAAAGAAAAG ATAATCCTCTCACAAGAGAAGAATATTCAGAAACTTAATGAGCTTGTCCAGAGCCTCCAAGAACAGTTGCAACGGTGTAGGAGTGAAAATTATGTTCTCAACAGCACTGCAACCCCTTTGACTGAACACTTAAATGACCCCAAACAGCAACCAATATTGGAGGACTAG